The genome window ATCCACGGCGTCGACCTCGCGGGTCCGCTCGACGACGCGACCGTCGCGGGTGTCCGCGCGGCGCTGCTCCGCTGGAAGGTCGTGTTCTTCCGGGGGCAGAAGCTGGACCACGAGGGGCAGATCGCGTTCGCGCGCCGCTTCGGGGAGCCGATCCGGCTGCGTTCGCGGGGTTCGGTCTCGCCCGCCGGGCACCCCGAGATCGAGACGACGGCCGACCGCCAGGAGCTGGGCCGCAAGCACGGCATGGACCAGGCCGAATGGCTGGAGCGCCGCCGTCACTCCACCCTCCGCGGCTGGCACGCCGACCACACCGCGCGTATCGACCCGCCCGCCCTGACCCTGCTCCGTGCCGAGCGGGTGCCCCCGTACGGCGGCGACACCACGTGGGCCAACCTCGCCGCCGCCTACGCGGGTCTGTCCGAGCCGGTGCGCCGGTTCGCCGACGGGCTGCGCGCCGAGCACCGGCTCGGCGTCGGCTATCTCGCCCGGTCCGGCCCCGACCCGTATCTCCGCCATCTCCAGGACCACC of Streptomyces phaeolivaceus contains these proteins:
- a CDS encoding TauD/TfdA dioxygenase family protein, producing MRGNGTNASAMHAEEPDGLTSGGGLDVRPAGLDVRPAGLDVRPASGYIGADIHGVDLAGPLDDATVAGVRAALLRWKVVFFRGQKLDHEGQIAFARRFGEPIRLRSRGSVSPAGHPEIETTADRQELGRKHGMDQAEWLERRRHSTLRGWHADHTARIDPPALTLLRAERVPPYGGDTTWANLAAAYAGLSEPVRRFADGLRAEHRLGVGYLARSGPDPYLRHLQDHQVASVHPVVRVHPESGERILYVNPYYVENIVDVTRAESRLLLEMFVEQITRPEYTVRFRWEPGSVALWDNRATVHLAPSDTAHLDFPRIMHRVMVAGDPPVGVDGTPSKSLCGAPLHERAG